From a region of the Lactuca sativa cultivar Salinas chromosome 4, Lsat_Salinas_v11, whole genome shotgun sequence genome:
- the LOC111876619 gene encoding uncharacterized protein LOC111876619 — protein MSEEIPSDATYKPRSALGDVTNQVGKRGFSFVSTPGVQSVDGCKKDEGFQFAKKECLRVDNSQKENFHKEISAIASISKISCEIKEPCSQDGRKSITSSGLKAGDVVSPSDRNGSHVTVEAEEDERTDSVFAPQNPSKEKLENSLVMDDGDDDACLDNLYSSKDEYLDCSKFPESQESRCGLEIKGDGFSSMCMESIKTCPCSFCMKAAYLWSDLHYQDIKGRIAAIKKSQKEASILVNQNSKDGVIGRCGEGNSEKFSNLESDLTGRWMSLFVHMEEIFVREGSQLETSLSILRELRDDCKGDSEEH, from the exons ATGAGTGAAGAGATACCCTCGGATGCGACTTACAAACCCCGATCCGCGTTAGGAGATGTTACAAATCAAGTTGGGAAAAGGGGGTTTTCTTTCGTATCCACTCCAGGTGTTCAATCTGTAGATGGTTGTAAAAAAGATGAAGGATTTCAGTTTGCAAAGAAAGAATGTCTAAGAGTTGATAACTCCCAAAAAGAAAACTTCCATAAAGAGATCTCAGCCATAGCTAGTATATCTAAGATCTCATGTGAAATTAAGGAACCCTGTTCACAAGATGGTAGAAAAAGCATCACCTCTTCTGGTTTAAAAGCTGGTGATGTTGTGAGCCCATCTGATAGAAACGGTTCTCACGTGACAGTAGAAGCTGAAGAAGATGAAAGAACTGATTCTGTTTTTGCACCACAAAATCCATCAAAAGAAAAGTTGGAAAACAGTTTGGTGatggatgatggtgatgatgatgccTGTCTTGATAATTTATATTCAAGCAAAGATGAGTATCTTGATTGCTCAAAATTTCCCGAGTCACAGGAGTCCAGATGCGGTTTAGAGATTAAGGGCGATGGATTCTCAAGCATGTGTATGGAGTCTATCAAAACTTGTCCATGTTCCTTTTGCATGAAAG CTGCTTACCTTTGGTCAGATCTACACTACCAGGATATCAAAGGCCGAATAGCTG caATAAAGAAGAGTCAGAAAGAAGCGAGCATTTTGGTTAACCAAAACAGCAAGGATGGTGTGATTGGTAGATGTGGGGAAGGGAACTcagaaaaattctcaaacttggAATCGGATCTCACGGGTCGATGGATGTCACTTTTTGTTCATATGGAGGAGATCTTTGTTCGTGAGGGAAGCCAACTA